From Argopecten irradians isolate NY chromosome 2, Ai_NY, whole genome shotgun sequence, the proteins below share one genomic window:
- the LOC138315094 gene encoding cytochrome P450 27C1-like produces MAESAIRQVATGVGRTITKSGARRRLVSEGRSVSEDVLVKPAVLDNHRHQTTLAAVPTQFVGADCEKSTVKTLQDLPGPKGLPVLGTAYEYFRKGNRGQMHKVQTNFHQKYGKFFKEQLGPVTNVSVADPRLVEEISRKETKLPLRPPYESWVLYKKMRGQNAGIMSGIGEEWKNARSVLSQRMLKPKVVAEYTGEMNEVSDAFMNRIRHLRDSSDQGGAVPGLVNELNKWSTETIAAVLLEKRLGFYDENVPEDAQEFINSVISMFLTGHQLMVFANVHKALGTRVWREHVRSMDSIYRIAESLIDEKLNASQRLATLSKEDFESATLKGSAFLDYLFASKKLSLADIKVNTTELLLGAVDTAANALGFAMCLLAENPRVQEKFHREVQEQYGKGKHIDYHELQDASYVKAIVKETLRIYPVLPINARVLTEDTVIGNHLIPKGTCILFNNYTMYHDESYFPDHDVFRPERWIRKGHHKEWDPFTTVVFGFGARSCLGRRIAEQELHISLMKLTQNFWLEPSGEPLQPTLRTILTQKEVPVRFIDR; encoded by the exons ATGGCAGAATCTGCAATACGACAAGTGGCCACGGGTGTAGGCCGGACAATTACTAAATCGGGTGCAAGGCGTCGTTTGGTGAGTGAGGGTAGGTCAGTGTCCGAGGATGTGCTGGTCAAGCCCGCAGTACTGGACAAtcatcgccaccaaacaacatTAGCAGCAGTACCAACTCAGTTTGTCGGTGCCGATTGTgaaaaaagtactgtaaaaaCACTGCAGGATTTACCGGGCCCTAAGGGGTTACCAGTACTCGGAACGGCGTATGAATACTTTAGAAAGGGCAATCGTGGTCAGATGCATAAGGTCCAG aCAAACTTTCACCAAAAGTACGGAAAGTTTTTCAAGGAACAACTGGGACCGGTGACGAATGTATCAGTTGCCGATCCTCGTCTGGTGGAAGAAATTAGCCGTAAGGAAACAAAGCTGCCTCTCAGACCTCCATACGAGTCCTGGGTTCTCTATAAGAAGATGCGTGGTCAGAACGCTGGCATTATGTCGGG AATCGGAGAAGAATGGAAAAATGCAAGAAGTGTTTTGTCGCAACGGATGCTGAAACCAAAGGTAGTTGCGGAGTACACAGGTGAAATGAATGAAGTATCGGACGCATTTATGAACCGGATACGACATCTCCGTGACAGCAGTGACCAGGGAGGTGCCGTACCCGGCTTGGTTAACGAGCTAAACAAATGGTCAACAGAGA CGATAGCAGCCGTTCTTCTAGAAAAGCGACTAGGGTTCTACGACGAAAATGTGCCAGAGGATGCACAGGAATTCATCAACTCTGTGATAAGCATGTTCCTGACAGGTCACCAGCTAATGGTTTTCGCTAACGTCCACAAGGCGCTCGGAACAAGGGTATGGCGGGAACACGTCCGGTCAATGGACTCCATATATAGGATAG CTGAATCTTTGATTGATGAGAAATTAAACGCGTCACAACGTCTAGCGACTTTAAGCAAGGAAGATTTCGAATCAGCTACGTTAAAAGGATCTGCATTTTTAGACTACCTCTTCGCCAGCAAAAAACTTTCATTAGCTGATATCAAAGTAAACACAACAGAACTACTTCTTGGCGCTGTCGACACG GCTGCAAATGCGCTAGGATTTGCTATGTGCCTTCTTGCTGAGAATCCACGAGTACAGGAAAAATTCCACCGTGAAGTACAAGAACAATATGGCAAAGGGAAACACATCGATTATCACGAGCTACAAGATGCAAGTTACGTCAAAGCAATCGTTAAAGAAACGCTAAG AATTTACCCTGTCCTCCCTATTAACGCCCGGGTATTGACGGAGGATACAGTGATAGGAAATCACTTGATTCCCAAAGGA ACGTGTATTCTGTTCAATAACTACACGATGTACCACGACGAATCCTACTTTCCGGACCACGATGTGTTTCGGCCAGAGAGGTGGATCCGAAAAGGTCACCACAAAGAATGGGATCCTTTCACCACTGTAGTCTTTGGGTTCGGAGCAAGAAGCTGTCTTG GCAGGCGTATAGCTGAACAGGAGCTGCACATCAGTCTAATGAAg CTTACACAGAATTTCTGGCTCGAGCCATCAGGGGAGCCCTTACAACCTACATTACGGACTATACTCACACAGAAAGAAGTCCCTGTCCGATTCATCGACCGCTAG